In the genome of Phlebotomus papatasi isolate M1 chromosome 2, Ppap_2.1, whole genome shotgun sequence, one region contains:
- the LOC129803060 gene encoding exosome complex component RRP40, with protein sequence MSDSEDEKIFLFPGEEVKEAEEASSKKKVIIGPGLQGNLKENRVWASRGGELCMKKNTTFWLNSHQKRYVPAKGDTVIGYVTGKSTDTFRVDIGGSEPASLSYLAFEGATKRNRPEVNVGDIVFARLLVASGDVEPELVCLDSTGLKKDRFGTLPNDGFVFECSINLCRKMLDDKFPLTRALAKEYRFEMAVGVNGRIWVRGHNLRQTIGLCHAILGVEHVRKTDLDDYCRNIISELAGF encoded by the coding sequence ATGTCAGATAGTGAGGATGAAAAGATTTTCCTGTTTCCCGGAGAAGAAGTCAAGGAAGCAGAGGAAGCAAGTTCAAAGAAGAAGGTAATCATTGGTCCGGGACTTCAAGGGAATCTCAAGGAGAATCGGGTTTGGGCCTCTCGAGGAGGTGAATTGTGCATGAAGAAGAATACAACATTCTGGCTGAACAGCCACCAGAAGCGCTATGTTCCGGCCAAAGGGGATACAGTTATCGGATATGTGACTGGCAAGTCCACAGACACATTCCGGGTGGACATTGGAGGAAGTGAACCTGCATCTCTGTCTTACCTGGCTTTTGAGGGTGCCACGAAACGCAACCGGCCGGAGGTTAATGTGGGTGACATCGTTTTTGCCAGGCTTCTGGTTGCCAGCGGAGACGTTGAGCCGGAACTGGTGTGCCTGGATTCCACCGGTCTCAAGAAGGACAGATTTGGAACTCTGCCGAACGATGGATTTGTCTTTGAGTGCAGCATCAATCTCTGCCGGAAGATGCTGGATGACAAATTCCCACTGACCCGAGCTCTGGCCAAGGAATACCGTTTTGAGATGGCCGTGGGCGTCAATGGAAGGATTTGGGTACGTGGACACAATCTCAGGCAAACTATTGGACTCTGTCATGCCATCCTTGGTGTGGAGCATGTCCGAAAGACTGATCTGGATGACTACTGTAGGAATATCATCAGTGAACTAGCCGGATTTTGA
- the LOC129803040 gene encoding stAR-related lipid transfer protein 7, mitochondrial-like produces the protein MSMKSFPRRVLFLKVHKYFVNQLKNRSDSILRLWMDHCEYILSQRIRRGQQMLSLYTKICGDEELRELLSRLRRHVQRHAKSLMMGAVGFTFNWNEERITLESVREHFEAIDFVEELKNITLICKKCSKRRVIDKKIDGIEYCACGESVRTSSEDWEPYLERQNMIIWRKAQICGKYIYKVYGEYPDVSAEDFLHVQTDLEYRREWDSTAIALEMIDTDATPGSNSHVIYWEMLWPKLFANRDYVYNRRTFVDRKRQVIVIANRSTQHPKCPIKAANQRVSDYWSYMVIKSNKSFGRPGLRFVLTYFDDPGIVIPPTVTSWVAKKQMPDFLNRLYDATLKYAQKRRDEEVEAINRMYSYEKLRDPGYEYPPDPEVKETGKDDDTPSSPSSSSSGGQGRSILEDLNDEEEEQESEPKSKSWWRYFHPYYYFA, from the exons ATGAGCATGAAGTCCTTCCCACGGCGTGTTCTCTTCCTCAAGGTTCACAAGTATTTCGTGAATCAGCTGAAAAATCGATCGGACAGCATATTGAGGTTATGGATGGATCACTGTGAGTATATTCTGTCCCAGAGAATTCGCCGGGGACAACAAATGCTATCTCTCTACACGAAAATCTGCGGGGATGAGGAACTTCGGGAGCTGTTGAGTCGCCTCCGGCGTCATGTTCAGCGTCATGCCAAGAGCCTGATGATGGGTGCTGTGGGATTTACATTCAACTGGAATGAAGAAAGAATTACCCTTGAGTCCGTCCGGGAGCACTTTGAGGCAATTGATTTTGTGGAGGAACTGAAGAATATCACGTTAATCTGCAAGAAATGCTCCAAGAGGCGCGTGATTGACAAGAAAATCGATGGGATTGAATATTGCGCCTGTGGGGAATCAGTTAGAACTTCCTCGGAAGACTGGGAGCCCTATTTGGAACGGCAGAACATGATAATTTGGCGCAAAGCACAGATTTGCGGTAAATACATCTATAAGGTGTACGGAGAGTATCCGGATGTGTCAGCAGAGGACTTCCTGCATGTCCAGACGGATCTGGAGTACAGAAGGGAATGGGATTCGACGGCAATTGCTCTGGAAATGATTGATACGGATGCTACTCCAGGATCAAATAGTCATGTGATTTACTGGGAAATGCTGTGGCCG AAACTCTTCGCAAATCGCGATTATGTCTACAATCGTCGAACATTTGTGGACAGAAAGCGTCAAGTGATTGTGATAGCGAACCGGAGCACGCAACATCCCAAATGTCCGATTAAGGCGGCCAATCAACGCGTCTCTGACTACTGGAGTTACATGGTGATCAAATCGAATAAGTCCTTTGGGCGTCCTGGCCTTAGATTTGTCCTTACGTATTTTGACGATCCGGGAATTGTGATTCCGCCCACAGTGACTTCCTGGGTGGCCAAAAAACAGATGCCGGACTTTCTCAATCGACTCTACGATGCTACGCTCAAGTATGCACAAAAGAGAAGAGATGAAGAGGTGGAGGCCATCAATCGGATGTATTCTTACGAAAAACTTCGGGATCCTGGTTACGAATATCCTCCAGATCCTGAAGTTAAAGAAACTGGCAAAGATGATGACACTCCGTCTTCACCGTCATCTTCGAGTTCAGGGGGACAGGGAAGGTCCATCTTGGAGGATTTGAATGATGAGGAAGAGGAGCAAGAGAGTGAACCAAAAAGCAAATCATGGTGGAGGTACTTTCATCCATATTACTACTTTGCCTAG
- the LOC129803036 gene encoding cyclic AMP response element-binding protein A, protein MNMETFYDIGSTDLRELWESDLDPAIQDALKLSSGDPELSDWYLDKDIKMPQVILHDKLMTDALGTFPIKTEHSYSLNSDGDSLPDSPGSLQNKMDDMDDECYPAITMNTAALSTRTTQYRSVNSQLISSMQNTCSNDSESGASSMSDDIDIDDHTIKDEPMSPANSSNPPSPGESVTTTINANLSNIAAITNTDLVFEHKNGSLQLSHASQSLLKSHQHQLTASHQAANQRLVMPKLNVKMEAQSQFGLPPTPPSSLPSDDSEGNLSPDHHGAPMSPQTTPVSQTSTRRSAIAAAATTAAANSSKIYSGVSTRQPIHTPLISNQPKGSTGTLILTEEEKRTLLAEGYPIPTRLPLTKAEEKSLKKIRRKIKNKISAQESRRKKKEYMDQLERRVEILVSENSDYRKRIETLEGSNANLLNQLAKLQAQINRQNQKK, encoded by the exons GCAATACAAGATGCATTAAAATTATCTTCAGGAGATCCTGAGCTAAGTGATTGGTATTTGGACAAAGACATCAAAATGCCCCAAGTAATCCTTCACGACAAATTAATGACAGATGCACTTGGAACATTTCCCATCAAGACTGAGCACTCCTACAGTCTGAATTCCGATGGGGATTCCTTGCCAGACTCACCAGGAAGtctacaaaataaaatggacG ATATGGACGATGAGTGTTATCCTGCCATAACTATGAACACAGCAGCTTTAAGCACGCGGACGACACAATATCGTTCAGTAAATTCACAGTTGATCAGTTCCATGCAAAATACTTGCAGTAATGATTCAGAATCCGGAGCCAGCTCCATGTCAGACGACATAGACATAGATGATCACACGATCAAAGATGAACCCATGTCACCAGCCAATTCCAGCAACCCACCAAGCCCTGGGGAGTCCGTGACCACCACGATAAATGCCAATCTATCGAATATCGCTGCAATCACAAACACAGATCTTGTGTTTGAACACAAA AATGGTTCCCTGCAGCTGTCGCATGCATCTCAGAGTCTCCTGAAGAGTCACCAACATCAACTAACAGCCTCACATCAAGCAGCCAATCAGAGATTAGTAATGCCaaaattaaatgttaaaatGGAGGCTCAATCGCAGTTTGGTCTCCCTCCCACCCCGCCTTCATCTCTCCCAAGTGACGATTCGGAAGGAAATCTCAGTCCGGATCACCATGGAGCCCCCATGTCACCCCAAACCACCCCAGTGTCCCAGACGTCCACACGGAGATCGGCTATTGCCGCTGCTGCCACAACTGCTGCTGCCAATTCGTCCAAAATCTACTCGGGAGTCAGTACGCGTCAGCCCATTCACACACCCCTCATCAGCAATCAACCG AAAGGGTCAACTGGTACTTTAATCCTCACTGAAGAGGAGAAACGAACACTCCTGGCAGAAGGATACCCCATTCCCACTCGTCTTCCCCTCACAAAAGCCGAGGAGAAATCCCTGAAGAAGATCAGGAGGAAAATCAAGAATAAA ATTTCGGCTCAGGAGAGTCGACGAAAAAAGAAGGAATACATGGATCAGTTGGAGAGGAGGGTAGAGATTCTAGTCTCTGAGAATTCTGACTACAGAAAACGCATAGAGACACTTGAAGGCTCCAATGCGAACCTCCTCAATCAATTGGCCAAACTCCAGGCTCAAATCAATCGACAGAAccagaagaagtaa